The following are from one region of the Candidatus Cloacimonadota bacterium genome:
- a CDS encoding aminopeptidase P family protein: MKVNDKISALRDLMNEHGFSAYIIPSSDAHLGEYVAEHWQARQWISGFTGSAGTVVVTLEKAGLWADGRYFIQAENQIKNTEIELFKIGIPGFPTYTEWLLQELQEGDEIGIDGSVFSVNDVKNMQQKFDKKNISIISHYDLIAEIWQDRPSLPTSQVFLHDVKFAGKSRKEKIEMIRAKMKKQNLDYHLFTSLDDIAWTFNIRANDIKYSPVSLAFAVIGLNSAHLFIDKNKIKNIDLNNVEIHTYEKITEFLSNLEPEKSILIDPNKTNIKLKNAIPKDCKIIEKPHISTLLKSIKNETEIANLKKCQIRDGVAMVRFLYWLDSNIGKIKITEMSAAEKLAEIRAKDENFVDLSFNSISAYMANAAMMHYAPSHENETELKPAGFYLIDSGGNYLDGTTDITRTVCLGNISHAMKRDFTLVLKSHIDLSLAHFLEGATGANLDILARHPMWQEGLDYKCGTGHGVGYFLNVHEGPQNFSQRLINVPIKPGMTTTNEPGIYKENEYGIRTENTLLCVEDQKTYSGQFYKFEVISFCPIDIRAILPEMLNESQNEWLNNYHNKVYKKLNSYLTSEEKTWLEEMTKPIS; this comes from the coding sequence ATGAAGGTAAATGATAAAATTTCTGCCCTTCGAGATTTGATGAATGAACATGGATTTTCGGCCTATATCATTCCCAGTTCCGACGCCCATCTTGGTGAATATGTGGCAGAACACTGGCAGGCGCGCCAATGGATTTCCGGTTTCACCGGTTCGGCGGGAACGGTTGTAGTTACGTTGGAAAAAGCCGGTTTATGGGCAGACGGACGCTATTTTATTCAAGCAGAAAATCAGATAAAAAACACAGAAATCGAACTCTTCAAGATAGGCATCCCCGGCTTTCCAACTTATACAGAATGGCTTTTGCAGGAATTACAGGAAGGAGACGAAATCGGCATCGACGGCTCGGTTTTCAGTGTGAATGATGTAAAAAACATGCAGCAGAAATTTGATAAAAAAAACATATCTATCATTTCCCATTATGATCTGATCGCTGAGATCTGGCAGGATCGGCCTTCCCTTCCCACTTCGCAGGTTTTTCTGCATGATGTGAAATTTGCCGGCAAATCCCGCAAAGAAAAGATCGAAATGATCCGAGCTAAAATGAAAAAACAAAATCTGGATTATCACCTTTTTACTTCCCTGGATGACATCGCCTGGACATTCAATATTCGAGCTAACGACATCAAATACAGTCCTGTTTCGCTTGCCTTTGCAGTTATTGGCTTAAATTCAGCACATCTTTTTATCGATAAGAACAAAATTAAGAATATAGACCTTAACAATGTTGAAATTCACACCTACGAAAAAATCACCGAATTCCTTTCCAATCTTGAACCGGAAAAATCCATTTTGATCGATCCCAACAAGACAAATATAAAACTGAAAAACGCCATCCCGAAAGATTGTAAAATAATCGAAAAACCACACATCTCAACCCTGCTGAAATCCATCAAAAACGAAACCGAAATTGCCAATCTGAAGAAATGTCAAATTCGTGACGGCGTGGCGATGGTGAGATTTCTGTATTGGCTGGATAGCAACATCGGAAAGATCAAAATCACCGAAATGAGCGCTGCTGAAAAACTGGCTGAGATCAGAGCGAAAGACGAAAATTTCGTTGATCTCAGTTTTAATTCCATTTCAGCTTATATGGCAAACGCAGCCATGATGCATTATGCGCCTTCCCACGAAAATGAAACGGAACTGAAACCGGCAGGTTTTTATCTCATCGATAGCGGCGGCAACTATCTGGACGGCACCACTGATATCACTCGAACGGTTTGTTTAGGAAATATCTCGCACGCTATGAAACGTGATTTCACTTTAGTTCTGAAATCTCATATTGACCTGAGTCTGGCACATTTTCTGGAAGGAGCTACTGGCGCAAATTTAGATATTTTAGCACGTCATCCCATGTGGCAGGAAGGCCTGGATTACAAATGCGGAACTGGTCATGGAGTCGGTTATTTTCTCAATGTTCACGAAGGACCGCAAAATTTCAGTCAACGCCTGATAAATGTTCCCATAAAACCAGGGATGACAACCACCAATGAACCAGGAATTTATAAGGAAAATGAATATGGAATCCGCACAGAAAACACACTTCTTTGCGTAGAAGATCAAAAAACTTATTCCGGTCAATTTTATAAATTTGAAGTTATTTCCTTCTGCCCTATCGATATTCGAGCGATCTTACCTGAAATGCTGAATGAATCACAAAATGAATGGCTAAACAACTATCATAATAAAGTTTATAAAAAACTGAACTCCTATCTAACCAGCGAAGAAAAA